One window of the Betaproteobacteria bacterium genome contains the following:
- the secE gene encoding preprotein translocase subunit SecE, whose product MADKIKFALALLLLAAGVAGFYLLSEQAMILRVLAVLAGAGAAVAVAWQTEPGRRFFTFAQEASDETKKVVWPSRKETMQTTGAVFAFVVVMALMLYFTDKTLEWALYDLILGWKKS is encoded by the coding sequence ATGGCCGACAAAATCAAGTTCGCGCTGGCGCTGCTGCTGCTGGCGGCGGGCGTGGCTGGCTTCTACCTCCTGTCCGAGCAGGCGATGATCCTCCGTGTGCTGGCGGTACTCGCCGGCGCGGGGGCGGCTGTGGCAGTGGCGTGGCAAACGGAGCCAGGGCGGCGTTTCTTCACCTTTGCCCAGGAAGCCAGCGACGAGACCAAAAAGGTTGTCTGGCCGAGTCGCAAGGAGACCATGCAAACCACCGGGGCCGTGTTTGCCTTCGTCGTGGTCATGGCTCTCATGTTGTATTTCACCGACAAGACCCTCGAATGGGCACTCTACGATCTGATCCTGGGCTGGAAGAAATCATGA
- the nusG gene encoding transcription termination/antitermination protein NusG produces the protein MSKRWYVVHAYSGFEKSVMRAIQERINRQGMQEHFGRILVPVEEVVEMRGGQKAISERKFFPGYVLVEMDMNDDTWHLVKNTPKVTGFVGGTATKPTPISEKEVAKIMQQMQEGVEKPRPKVLFEVGEVVRVKDGPFTDFHGSVEDVNYEKSRLRVSVTIFGRATPVELEFAQVEKA, from the coding sequence ATGAGCAAGCGCTGGTACGTCGTCCACGCCTATTCCGGCTTCGAAAAGAGCGTCATGCGCGCCATCCAGGAGCGCATCAATCGGCAGGGGATGCAGGAGCACTTCGGTCGCATCCTCGTTCCGGTCGAGGAAGTCGTGGAAATGCGCGGGGGCCAGAAGGCCATTTCCGAGCGCAAGTTCTTTCCCGGCTACGTGCTGGTCGAAATGGACATGAACGACGACACCTGGCACCTGGTGAAAAACACACCCAAGGTCACCGGGTTCGTCGGCGGAACCGCCACCAAGCCCACGCCGATTTCCGAGAAGGAAGTCGCCAAGATCATGCAACAGATGCAGGAAGGGGTCGAAAAACCCCGTCCCAAGGTGCTGTTCGAAGTGGGCGAGGTCGTGCGTGTCAAGGATGGCCCCTTCACCGATTTCCATGGTTCGGTGGAAGACGTCAATTACGAGAAGAGCCGCCTGCGGGTCTCGGTGACCATCTTCGGTCGTGCCACGCCGGTGGAGTTGGAGTTTGCCCAGGTCGAAAAGGCCTGA
- the rplK gene encoding 50S ribosomal protein L11: MAKKIIGYIKLQVPAGKANPSPPIGPALGQRGLNIMEFCKAFNAQTQGVEPGLPIPVVITAFADKSFTFVMKTPPATILIKKAAGIQKGSPKPHTDKVGKITRAQAEEIAKTKAPDLTAADLDAAVRTIAGSARSMGITVEGL, from the coding sequence ATGGCCAAGAAAATCATTGGCTACATCAAGTTGCAAGTGCCGGCCGGCAAGGCGAATCCTTCGCCCCCGATCGGTCCGGCTCTCGGCCAGCGCGGCCTCAATATCATGGAATTCTGCAAGGCCTTCAACGCCCAGACTCAGGGCGTGGAACCGGGTTTGCCGATTCCAGTCGTCATCACGGCTTTTGCGGACAAGTCCTTCACCTTCGTGATGAAGACACCGCCGGCCACCATTCTCATCAAGAAGGCCGCCGGTATCCAGAAGGGGTCGCCCAAGCCGCATACTGACAAGGTGGGCAAGATCACCCGTGCCCAGGCTGAGGAAATCGCCAAGACCAAGGCCCCCGACCTCACCGCCGCGGACCTCGACGCCGCTGTGCGGACCATTGCCGGCTCCGCCCGTTCCATGGGCATCACGGTGGAGGGTCTCTAA
- the rplA gene encoding 50S ribosomal protein L1, producing MAKLTKRQKALQSKVVPQKLYPVQEALQLAKDTAAAKFDESIDVAVNLGVDARKSDQVVRGSVVLPAGTGKSVRVAVFAQGDKAEAAKAAGADIVGFDDLAAEVKGGNLNFDVVIATPDAMKVVGQLGQILGPRGLMPNPKVGTVTMDVTTAVKNAKAGQVQYRTDKAGIVHATLGRASFSVENLETNLKALIEALNKAKPASSKGQYLRKIAVSATMGPGVRIDQASLLGQ from the coding sequence ATGGCAAAGCTTACCAAGCGTCAAAAGGCCCTGCAGAGCAAGGTCGTTCCCCAAAAGCTCTATCCCGTCCAGGAAGCGCTGCAATTGGCCAAGGACACCGCGGCCGCCAAGTTCGATGAGTCTATCGACGTGGCCGTCAATCTGGGTGTCGATGCGCGCAAGTCCGACCAAGTGGTTCGGGGTTCCGTCGTGTTACCTGCCGGAACCGGCAAGAGCGTCCGCGTTGCCGTGTTCGCTCAGGGTGACAAGGCGGAGGCCGCCAAGGCTGCCGGTGCCGATATCGTCGGTTTCGACGATCTGGCTGCCGAAGTGAAGGGCGGTAATCTCAATTTCGACGTGGTCATCGCCACGCCGGACGCCATGAAGGTGGTCGGTCAGTTGGGCCAGATTCTGGGTCCCCGGGGCTTGATGCCGAACCCCAAGGTGGGCACCGTGACCATGGATGTGACCACCGCGGTCAAGAACGCCAAGGCCGGTCAGGTGCAGTACCGGACCGACAAGGCCGGTATCGTGCATGCCACCCTGGGTCGTGCTTCCTTCTCCGTCGAAAATCTGGAGACCAACCTCAAGGCGCTGATCGAAGCTCTCAACAAGGCCAAGCCCGCGTCCTCCAAGGGGCAGTACCTCAGAAAAATCGCCGTCTCCGCGACCATGGGTCCGGGGGTGCGCATCGACCAGGCATCGCTCCTGGGGCAGTAA
- the rplJ gene encoding 50S ribosomal protein L10 translates to MGLNLNDKKAVVAEVSAQLANAQTIALAEYRGIEVGDLTVLRKKARESGVYLRVLKNTLVRRAVADTQFAGLAEQMVGQLIYSVSADPVAAAKVLNDFAKTNDKLVLKAGCYAGKVLDQAGVKALASIPSREELLSKLLYVMQAPVAGFVRALDALAKQREEASA, encoded by the coding sequence GTGGGTCTCAATCTGAACGACAAAAAAGCTGTCGTGGCTGAGGTGTCGGCGCAACTGGCCAACGCTCAGACTATCGCGCTGGCTGAATACCGCGGTATCGAGGTGGGTGATCTCACCGTGCTGCGCAAAAAGGCTCGCGAATCTGGCGTTTACCTGCGTGTGCTGAAAAACACCCTGGTGCGGCGCGCTGTGGCTGATACCCAATTTGCCGGCCTGGCCGAGCAAATGGTGGGTCAGCTGATTTACAGCGTGTCGGCCGACCCGGTCGCCGCGGCCAAAGTCTTGAACGACTTTGCCAAGACCAACGACAAACTGGTACTCAAGGCCGGCTGCTATGCCGGCAAGGTGCTCGACCAGGCAGGTGTGAAGGCTCTGGCCTCCATCCCCAGCCGCGAAGAGCTGCTCTCCAAGCTGCTGTACGTCATGCAAGCACCGGTCGCCGGCTTCGTCCGCGCCCTGGATGCCCTGGCCAAGCAGCGCGAAGAAGCTTCCGCTTGA
- the rplL gene encoding 50S ribosomal protein L7/L12, whose product MAISKEDILEAVGALTVMELNDLVKAFEEKFGVSAAAVAVAGPAAGAAAAVEEKTEFTVVLLAAGEKKVEVIKVVRAATGLGLKEAKDLVDGAPKPVKEGIPKADAEALKKQLEDAGAKVELK is encoded by the coding sequence ATGGCTATTAGCAAAGAAGATATCCTCGAAGCCGTTGGCGCCCTGACCGTCATGGAACTGAATGACCTGGTCAAAGCCTTCGAAGAGAAGTTCGGCGTTTCCGCCGCTGCCGTCGCCGTTGCCGGCCCGGCCGCCGGCGCCGCTGCCGCTGTCGAAGAGAAGACCGAATTCACCGTCGTGCTGCTGGCCGCCGGCGAGAAGAAGGTCGAAGTCATCAAGGTCGTCCGTGCCGCCACCGGCCTGGGCCTCAAGGAAGCCAAAGACTTGGTCGATGGCGCTCCCAAGCCCGTCAAGGAAGGCATTCCCAAGGCCGACGCCGAAGCGCTCAAGAAGCAGTTGGAAGACGCTGGCGCGAAGGTCGAACTCAAGTAA
- the rpoB gene encoding DNA-directed RNA polymerase subunit beta, whose amino-acid sequence MTYSYTEKKRIRKSFAKRANVLEVPFLLATQLESFTAFLQAEVPAEKRKNEGLQAAFTSIFPIVSHSGNARLEFVSYALGEPAFDVKECQQRGLTFASSLRAKVRLVIMDREAPETVKEVKEQEVYMGEIPLMTTNGSFVINGTERVIVSQLHRSPGVFFEHDRGKTHSSGKLLFSARVIPYRGSWLDFEFDPKDTLFFRVDRRRKMPVTTLLKAIGMSSEQILSEFFEFDTFALTRDKVEFALVPERLRGEVARFDFAGPDGKVLVPKDKRITAKHIRDVTAAGLKQIVVPEDFILGRVVARNVVDTGTGEIIANANDEITETLLAKLREAGITTVETLYTNELDRGAFISNTLRADETASRQAARVAIYRMMRPGEPPTEEAVEILFNGLFYSDERYDLSGVGRMKFNRRLGRPDVIEHKVMVRGLASKAEAALKNLADGANLPLETIQGLVAELHYGARALLENTTAAEAEALAARLKPLGANVEVREQLTLSPRDIVQTIKILVELRNGRGDIDDIDHLGNRRVRSVGELAENQFRAGLVRVERAVKERLSQAESDNLMPHDLINAKPISAAIKEFFGSSQLSQFMDQTNPLSEITHKRRVSALGPGGLTRERAGFEVRDVHPTHYGRVCPIETPEGPNIGLINSLALYAQVNAYGFIETAYRKVNDSKVTDQIEYLSAIEEGAYVVAQANASLDSGGKLTDELVTCREKGETILAEPSRVQYMDVAPGQIVSVAASLIPFLEHDDANRALMGANMQRQAVPCLRPEKPLVGTGIERTVAVDSGTAVVALRGGLVDYVDAGRVVVRVNDDETVAGEVGVDIYNLVKYTRSNQNTNINQRPLVKVGDHIAKGDVVADGASTDKGELALGQNMLIAFMPWNGYNFEDSILISERVVAEDRYTSIHIEELTVVARDTKLGPEEITRDIASLGEAQLSRLDDSGIVYIGAEVEAGDVLVGKVTPKGETQLTPEEKLLRAIFGEKASDVKDTSLRVQSGIAGTVIDVQVFTREGIERDKRAQSIIDEHLRHYKLDLADQMRIVERDAFARVERLILGKKANGGPKKLAKGSDITKDYLDGMDPHHWFDIRIADEDVAQQLEQVKDGLEQARKDFDIAFEGKRKKLTQGDELPPGVQKMVKVYVAVKRRLQPGDKMAGRHGNKGVVSRILPVEDMPYMADGRPVDIVLNPLGVPSRMNVGQILEVHLGLAAKGLGHKIGDMLRANANAKEVRGFLDKVYNSNGKPEQLEELNDAEIMEMAGNLKEGVPFATPVFDGAKEEELKAMLALAGMPSSGQMTLFDGRTGEAFERQVTVGYMHFLKLHHLVDDKMHARSTGPYSLVTQQPLGGKAQFGGQRFGEMEVWALEAYGASYVLQEMLTVKSDDVNGRTKVYENIVKGEHRIDAGMPESFNVLVKEIRSLAIDIDLERY is encoded by the coding sequence ATGACTTACTCCTACACCGAGAAAAAACGCATCCGCAAGAGCTTCGCCAAGCGCGCCAACGTGCTTGAGGTGCCCTTCCTGCTTGCGACCCAGCTCGAATCCTTCACCGCCTTCCTGCAGGCCGAGGTGCCCGCCGAGAAGCGCAAGAACGAGGGCCTGCAGGCGGCGTTCACCTCGATCTTCCCGATCGTTTCCCATTCGGGCAACGCGCGTCTGGAATTCGTGAGCTACGCGCTGGGAGAGCCGGCTTTCGACGTGAAGGAGTGCCAGCAGCGGGGCCTGACCTTCGCATCGTCCCTGCGGGCCAAGGTGCGCCTGGTCATCATGGATCGGGAAGCGCCCGAGACCGTGAAGGAAGTGAAGGAACAGGAAGTGTACATGGGCGAAATTCCGCTCATGACCACCAACGGATCCTTCGTCATCAACGGGACCGAGCGTGTCATCGTTTCCCAGTTGCATCGCTCTCCGGGCGTCTTCTTCGAGCACGATCGCGGTAAGACCCACAGCTCCGGCAAACTGCTCTTCTCCGCCCGCGTCATTCCCTACCGCGGTTCGTGGTTGGATTTCGAGTTCGATCCCAAGGACACCCTGTTCTTCCGCGTCGACCGTCGGCGCAAGATGCCTGTCACCACGCTGCTCAAGGCCATCGGCATGTCGTCGGAGCAAATTCTGTCCGAATTCTTCGAGTTCGACACCTTTGCGCTGACCCGAGACAAGGTCGAGTTTGCCCTCGTTCCCGAACGCTTGCGCGGCGAGGTGGCCCGCTTCGACTTCGCGGGGCCCGACGGCAAGGTGCTCGTTCCCAAGGACAAGCGCATTACGGCCAAGCACATCCGCGATGTCACAGCCGCCGGGCTCAAGCAGATCGTCGTGCCGGAGGATTTCATCCTGGGTCGCGTCGTGGCGCGCAACGTCGTCGATACCGGAACGGGCGAGATCATCGCCAATGCCAACGACGAGATCACCGAGACCCTGCTGGCCAAGCTGCGCGAGGCCGGCATTACCACCGTGGAAACGCTGTACACCAATGAACTAGATCGCGGAGCCTTCATCTCCAATACCCTGCGGGCGGACGAAACCGCCTCCAGGCAGGCTGCCCGCGTAGCCATCTACCGCATGATGCGTCCTGGCGAGCCGCCCACCGAAGAAGCGGTCGAGATCCTGTTCAACGGGCTGTTCTACTCCGACGAGCGTTACGACCTGTCGGGGGTTGGCCGCATGAAATTCAACCGCCGTCTGGGCCGGCCCGACGTCATCGAGCACAAGGTCATGGTGCGCGGTCTGGCGTCCAAGGCGGAAGCAGCCCTCAAGAATCTGGCCGACGGTGCCAATCTCCCCCTGGAGACCATCCAGGGTCTGGTGGCGGAATTGCACTACGGCGCCCGTGCTCTGCTGGAGAACACCACCGCTGCGGAAGCCGAAGCCCTGGCAGCCCGCCTCAAGCCCCTGGGCGCCAACGTCGAGGTGCGCGAGCAACTGACCCTCTCTCCGCGGGATATCGTCCAGACCATCAAGATTCTGGTCGAACTGCGCAACGGCCGGGGCGACATTGACGATATCGATCACCTGGGCAATCGTCGCGTCCGTTCGGTCGGCGAACTGGCGGAAAACCAGTTCCGCGCCGGTCTGGTCCGTGTCGAACGGGCGGTGAAGGAACGCCTGTCCCAGGCCGAGTCCGACAATCTGATGCCCCACGACCTGATCAACGCCAAGCCCATTTCCGCGGCGATCAAGGAGTTCTTCGGGTCCAGCCAGTTGTCCCAGTTCATGGACCAGACCAACCCGTTGTCGGAAATCACCCACAAGCGCCGTGTTTCTGCCCTGGGCCCTGGCGGTCTGACCCGCGAGCGTGCCGGCTTCGAGGTGCGCGACGTGCATCCGACGCACTACGGCCGTGTCTGCCCCATCGAAACGCCCGAAGGGCCGAACATCGGCCTCATCAATTCCCTGGCGCTCTACGCCCAGGTGAACGCCTACGGCTTCATCGAAACCGCCTATCGCAAGGTCAATGACAGCAAGGTCACCGACCAGATCGAGTACCTCTCCGCCATCGAGGAGGGTGCCTACGTTGTCGCCCAGGCCAATGCCTCCCTCGACAGCGGCGGAAAACTGACCGACGAGTTGGTCACTTGCCGCGAGAAGGGCGAAACCATCCTGGCCGAGCCCTCGCGCGTCCAGTACATGGACGTGGCACCGGGCCAGATCGTTTCCGTCGCCGCTTCCCTGATTCCCTTCCTGGAGCATGACGACGCCAACCGGGCCCTGATGGGTGCCAACATGCAGCGTCAGGCCGTACCTTGCCTGCGTCCGGAGAAGCCTCTGGTCGGTACCGGCATCGAGCGCACCGTGGCGGTCGACTCGGGCACTGCCGTCGTCGCCCTGCGCGGTGGTTTGGTCGATTATGTCGATGCAGGTCGCGTCGTGGTCCGGGTCAACGATGACGAGACCGTCGCCGGCGAAGTGGGCGTCGATATCTACAATCTGGTCAAGTACACCCGCTCCAACCAGAACACCAACATCAATCAGCGACCCCTGGTGAAGGTGGGCGACCACATCGCCAAGGGGGACGTGGTCGCGGACGGCGCCTCGACCGACAAGGGCGAACTGGCTCTCGGCCAGAACATGCTGATCGCCTTCATGCCCTGGAACGGCTACAACTTCGAGGACTCGATCCTCATCTCCGAGCGCGTCGTCGCTGAAGACCGCTACACCTCGATCCACATCGAGGAACTGACGGTCGTCGCCCGCGACACCAAGTTGGGCCCCGAGGAAATCACCCGCGACATCGCCTCCCTGGGCGAGGCCCAACTCTCCCGCCTGGACGACTCCGGCATCGTGTATATCGGTGCCGAGGTCGAAGCCGGCGACGTGCTGGTGGGCAAGGTCACGCCCAAGGGCGAGACCCAACTGACGCCGGAAGAGAAGCTGCTGCGCGCCATCTTCGGCGAGAAGGCCTCCGACGTGAAGGACACCTCCCTGCGCGTCCAGTCCGGCATTGCCGGCACCGTCATTGACGTCCAGGTGTTTACCCGTGAAGGCATCGAGCGCGACAAGCGCGCCCAGTCCATCATCGATGAGCACCTGCGCCACTACAAACTGGACCTCGCCGACCAGATGCGCATCGTGGAGCGTGACGCCTTCGCCCGCGTCGAGCGCCTGATCCTGGGCAAGAAGGCCAACGGTGGTCCGAAGAAGCTGGCCAAGGGCAGCGACATCACCAAGGACTATCTGGATGGCATGGACCCGCACCACTGGTTCGACATCCGCATCGCCGACGAAGACGTCGCCCAACAGCTCGAGCAGGTCAAGGATGGCCTTGAGCAGGCTCGCAAGGACTTCGACATCGCCTTCGAAGGCAAGCGCAAGAAGCTCACCCAGGGCGACGAACTGCCCCCGGGCGTGCAGAAGATGGTCAAGGTCTACGTGGCCGTGAAGCGCCGCCTGCAACCCGGCGACAAGATGGCGGGTCGTCACGGCAACAAGGGTGTGGTCTCCCGCATCCTGCCGGTGGAAGACATGCCCTACATGGCCGACGGCCGCCCCGTCGATATCGTGCTCAACCCGCTGGGCGTGCCCTCCCGGATGAACGTCGGCCAGATCCTGGAAGTCCATTTGGGCCTCGCTGCCAAGGGTCTCGGCCACAAGATCGGCGACATGCTGCGTGCCAACGCCAATGCCAAGGAGGTCCGCGGTTTCCTGGACAAGGTTTACAACTCCAATGGCAAGCCCGAGCAACTCGAGGAGTTGAACGACGCCGAGATCATGGAGATGGCCGGCAACCTCAAGGAGGGCGTGCCCTTCGCCACCCCGGTGTTCGACGGCGCCAAGGAAGAGGAGCTGAAGGCCATGCTGGCCCTCGCCGGCATGCCGTCCTCCGGCCAGATGACCCTGTTCGACGGCCGTACCGGAGAAGCCTTCGAGCGCCAGGTCACCGTCGGCTACATGCACTTCCTGAAGCTGCACCACCTGGTCGATGACAAGATGCACGCCCGTTCCACCGGGCCGTACTCCTTGGTCACGCAGCAGCCACTGGGCGGCAAGGCCCAGTTCGGCGGCCAGCGCTTCGGCGAAATGGAAGTGTGGGCCCTGGAAGCCTACGGCGCCTCCTACGTCTTGCAGGAGATGCTCACCGTCAAGTCCGACGACGTCAATGGCCGCACCAAGGTCTACGAAAACATCGTCAAGGGCGAGCACAGGATCGATGCCGGCATGCCGGAATCCTTCAACGTGCTGGTCAAGGAAATCCGGTCGCTGGCTATCGACATCGATCTGGAACGTTACTGA